In one Pseudodesulfovibrio tunisiensis genomic region, the following are encoded:
- a CDS encoding FapA family protein: MPYYLKHHFDPDTGRRRLVPEKQADGSVDHFELNYVQNVEAGNVIAEWVEVDEEEAEKLDSRYLFEERKFPAGHGTGIKHRHPDRLYAAVNGWVGYSDGRIRVHEKLTIEKDVDYNTGNIDFIGNLTVRGCVRSGFHVGGRDVRIDGQIEGARVEALHSLSCRGGVKGSHEAFLESGKTMKLAFCENATLKAGEDVLVKGALMHSDVYAGRRLAVGGRLTGGRIVCHEYIYVGEQLGGGLDTSTRIILGYNPTLMYADEEYNARIRLLHDRIKTYEKQMSKGPDFREEFGPKLEAAIKELNLVKMLKVKLWEGIQGTECLDECKILVPGVVKPGVEISIGDAFLKVDDYFEDVYFYYENYEVKIGTSSKRLG, from the coding sequence ATGCCTTACTACCTGAAACATCATTTTGATCCGGATACGGGTCGTCGCCGATTGGTTCCGGAAAAACAGGCGGATGGAAGTGTTGATCATTTCGAATTGAACTACGTTCAGAATGTCGAAGCCGGCAACGTCATTGCGGAGTGGGTCGAGGTTGACGAAGAGGAAGCCGAAAAGCTGGATTCCCGATACCTTTTCGAGGAAAGAAAGTTTCCGGCCGGGCACGGGACCGGCATCAAGCATAGGCACCCGGATCGTCTGTATGCCGCAGTCAATGGTTGGGTCGGGTACAGCGATGGCAGGATTCGCGTCCATGAAAAACTGACCATTGAAAAGGACGTCGATTACAATACCGGCAACATTGATTTCATCGGCAATCTCACTGTCAGAGGCTGCGTGCGCAGCGGATTTCATGTCGGCGGGCGAGATGTCAGGATCGATGGACAGATCGAAGGTGCCAGAGTGGAGGCCCTGCACAGCCTGAGTTGTCGGGGCGGAGTCAAGGGAAGTCACGAGGCGTTTCTCGAGTCCGGCAAGACCATGAAACTGGCGTTTTGCGAAAACGCCACGCTCAAGGCGGGCGAGGACGTGCTGGTCAAGGGTGCACTCATGCACAGCGATGTGTATGCCGGTCGCAGATTGGCCGTGGGAGGCCGCCTGACGGGCGGAAGAATCGTCTGCCATGAGTATATCTATGTGGGAGAACAGCTTGGCGGCGGATTGGACACGAGCACCCGAATTATACTCGGCTACAATCCGACATTGATGTACGCTGACGAGGAATACAACGCCCGGATCAGATTGCTGCACGACCGGATCAAGACTTATGAAAAACAGATGAGCAAGGGGCCCGATTTTCGAGAGGAATTCGGTCCCAAGCTTGAGGCGGCGATCAAGGAACTCAATCTGGTCAAGATGCTCAAGGTCAAGCTGTGGGAAGGAATTCAGGGAACCGAATGCCTTGATGAATGCAAGATCCTCGTGCCCGGCGTGGTCAAGCCCGGTGTCGAAATCAGCATCGGGGACGCTTTCCTGAAGGTGGACGACTATTTCGAGGACGTCTATTTCTATTACGAGAACTACGAAGTGAAGATTGGAACGTCTTCAAAGAGGCTTGGCTAG
- a CDS encoding flagellar protein FlaG — protein MNIPEVNNEVRALRSENVTPAVKPQESPPQDMSFRKDAVQKTGKADADPQKEGSASREEVERQVQTVQEKLDARDIKLKFNVLEKEDTVQVEVQDEQGKVIRKIPADEMIKLSQSIKEFVGGFLDRTS, from the coding sequence ATGAATATCCCGGAAGTCAACAACGAGGTGCGGGCTCTTCGTTCGGAGAACGTCACGCCTGCCGTGAAGCCGCAGGAAAGTCCTCCGCAGGACATGAGCTTTCGCAAGGATGCCGTACAGAAAACGGGAAAGGCCGACGCTGACCCGCAAAAGGAAGGCAGTGCCTCCCGCGAGGAAGTGGAACGGCAGGTTCAGACCGTCCAGGAAAAGCTGGACGCCAGGGACATCAAGCTCAAGTTCAATGTCCTTGAAAAGGAAGACACGGTTCAGGTGGAAGTCCAGGACGAACAGGGCAAGGTCATCCGAAAGATTCCGGCTGATGAGATGATCAAGCTCTCGCAGTCCATCAAGGAATTCGTCGGCGGATTTCTGGACAGGACGTCCTGA
- a CDS encoding motility protein A, whose protein sequence is MDIATLIGLVGGFGLIVTTVLMGGNAGGFVDPPSLVVVVGGTLAATFVMFPLKTVIGTAKVAMKTILFKSQDPQDMIRLITSLADTARKESLVALEKVNIDDAYLKKGVMLVVDGSSESLVRSVMEIELDFMKQRHRAGQGVFKGMGTMAPAFGMIGTLIGLVNMLQNLSDPSSIGPAMAVALLTTFYGAVLANVVFLPLATKLEQRSEEDALFMQIMIEGVASLQKGDHPTVVKEKLQAFLSPALREES, encoded by the coding sequence ATGGATATTGCAACGTTAATCGGACTTGTCGGCGGTTTCGGCCTTATCGTCACCACTGTCCTCATGGGAGGCAATGCCGGCGGTTTTGTGGATCCGCCGTCCCTGGTCGTGGTTGTCGGCGGTACGCTGGCCGCAACTTTCGTCATGTTCCCTCTGAAAACGGTCATTGGCACGGCCAAGGTGGCCATGAAGACCATTCTGTTCAAGTCTCAGGATCCGCAGGACATGATTCGTCTGATTACCTCGCTCGCGGATACCGCGCGCAAGGAAAGTCTGGTTGCTTTGGAAAAGGTCAACATCGATGACGCGTACCTCAAGAAAGGGGTCATGCTTGTTGTGGATGGTTCCAGCGAATCTCTCGTGCGATCCGTCATGGAAATCGAGCTTGATTTCATGAAGCAGCGGCACAGAGCCGGGCAGGGGGTTTTCAAGGGAATGGGAACCATGGCTCCGGCTTTCGGCATGATCGGGACGCTTATCGGCCTTGTGAACATGCTGCAGAACCTGTCCGACCCGTCCTCCATCGGCCCGGCCATGGCCGTGGCACTGCTGACCACGTTTTACGGTGCTGTGCTGGCCAACGTGGTTTTTCTGCCTCTGGCAACCAAGCTGGAACAGCGTTCGGAAGAGGACGCCCTGTTCATGCAGATCATGATAGAAGGTGTCGCGTCCTTGCAAAAGGGCGACCATCCCACCGTGGTCAAGGAAAAGCTGCAGGCCTTTTTGTCTCCGGCTCTCCGCGAGGAATCCTAG